The nucleotide sequence ATATGCTGCTCCAAGACGCGGTTGACCGCCTGCTCGGCCGTGCGGATGTCAGCGCGCTTGTCCTTCGTGCAAGGCACCTCGACGGGCGCGTAAAGGATGATCTTATGCGTGCCGTCCGCCTTGCGCGTGATGAATCCAGGGATGACACCGATCCCTGCCGAACGTGCCATCGCAGCGGGGCCGGGCACACAATTCGTCGGCTTGCCGAAGAAATCGAGCACGATGCCGTCGTGCCGGTTCGTATCCTGATCGGCAAGAAGTCCGACGACCCAGCCTTCCTTCATCATGCGGAACATCTCGCGCACGTCGTTCTTGTAGATGATGTGCATACCGACGAGCCGCCGATACTCGTTGATGAAGCGATCCATCGCCGCATCCTTCTGGCGCATGGCGACGCCGATGAGTGGAAATCCCGCCTGTGACAGCGCTCCGCCCATAAGTTCCCAGTTGCCCGCATGTCCCGTGGCGATGACCGCTCCCTTGCCCTGGGCGAGGACTCCTTCGAGATGCTCTCTTCCCTCGATCTCGACGTAGTCCGCCATGTTACGCACAATGACGGGAAAGCGCAGAACCTCGAAGAGCATGGGGCCGAAACGCACGGCGCTCTCCTTGGCGATGCGCTCTGACTCCCGCTCATCTGTCCCCAGACACATGGCGACCTGCGAGGCCGCGAGCTTCTTTCTGCGCGCGGGCAGAAAAGGCCAGAGGGCGAGCGCCAGGGCGCGTCCCAGACGATCGCAGAAGCGCCCGGGCAGAAGACAGGCGACGCAGCTCAAAAAGTGCACGAGGTAGTACGTCATGCCTTCGCGTCCCTCTCTTTGAGCGCCTTTTCCAGCTGCTTGACCTTCTTGACGAGATCGGGCAGGCGCTTCATCGCCGCCTGCATGCGCAGCCATTCCTGATGGCTCTGCACGGGGAATCCCGCGCAGAACACGCCCTCGGGCATATCGCCGATGATGCCTGAACGCGCTGCATACACGGAGTTGCCGCCGATGTGGATGTGCCCGACCGTGCCGACCTGCCCGCCGAAGGTCACATTCGGCCCTGTCGTCGTCGAGCCGGAAATGCCCGTCTGCGCGACGATGAGATTTCCCTCGCCGATCTTGCAGTTATGCCCGATATGGACGAGATTATCGATCTTCGTGCCGCGTCCGATGACGGTCGATCCCGTCGTAGCGCGATCGATGCCGACATGCGAGCCGATCTCGACGTCATCTTCGAGGACAACGTTGCCGACCTGCGGCACCTTCGTGTGAACGCCGCCCGACGTCGTGAAGCCGAAGCCGTCGGAGCCGACGACCGAGTTTGCGTGAAGCACGCAGCGCTTGCCGATGCGGCAGCGCTCGCGCACTGTGACGCTCGCGTAGAGGACGCTCTTCTCACCGATTTCAGCGTACTGCCCGACGTAGACGTGCGGGTAAATGACGGCGCCCGCAGCGATCTTCGCGTGCTCGTCGACGACGGCAAAGGGAAGAATCGAGGCGCCCTCTTCCACCTCGGCGGTCTTCGCCACGAAAGCCTGCGGACTGACGCCCGCGGGAATCTGCAGCGGCGGCGTGAAAAGCTCCAAAAGCTTCGCGAAGGCAGCACGCGGCTCCTTCACATGGATGGCGGGCAGAGGAAAGTCCTGCACATCCTCGGGCAGGAGGACGGCGGCCGCCGCAGACGCCTTGGCCTCCTCGATATGGGGCGGGGCGGCAAAGGTGATCTCCGTCCTGCCCGCCGCCTCGATATTCGTCGCGCCCGTGACGACGATGCTTTCATCGCCTGCAAGCCGTCCTTCTAGGAAGTGAGCGATTTCCCCCAACGTCTTTTTCATCGTCATGTCCTCTCCCAGTCTCACTGAAGCGCTTTGATCACATCGTCCGTGATGTCCGTACCGCCGAGATGGACGAGCTTCTGCTCATCCACGTTGAAGAGAACAGCATCCAGTTTCTTCGTGCGTGCAATCTCGCCGACGGCCGTCTGCAGTTTGATCGTCTTCTGCTGGTCGTAGATGCTGCCCGTCTGCTGCATCTTGCCCATCGCCTGCTGCTGCGCCTGCTGCATCTCCTCGGGCGGCGCACCCTGCGCCTGCTTCGCATTCAACTCCTCTTGTGCCTGCTTCTGCACTTCTTCCATTTTCGACTTCATCTCGGCGTCAATATTCACGATGGCCGGCGCTTCCTTCTCGACGCGGCTCGGATCGACATAGCCGATCTCTGCCTTGCCGCAGCCTGCGGCGAGCGTCATGACGGCAAAGGCGCCTGCGAGCATCGCCATGCGCTTCTTGTTCTGCTTCATGATTTTCCACTTCTTTCTAAGTATTTCCGGGCGCAAGCTCGGCAATCAATTCTTCTGTCAGATCGAGTGCGGCGGGAGCGACGACAGGAAAGCGAAGCGAGGGAGCGTCTGTCTCTTCTCGCCGCATATCTGCATCTTCATCCGTTTCCTTCGCAACGACGAGGGAAAGATGATGGAGGAGCGCGAGCTTCGCCGCCTTGCTCTCAATATCCTTGCGGATGTGCTCGCGAATGATGCGCACTTCTTCGCCCTTTGCCGCGAGCGCCGCCCTCTTGCGGCGCAGGATCTCATCGATCTCGACGCCCTGCATTGCCTGCAGGAGCGCCTCGCTGTTGCGCCTTTCCGCTTCCGCCTTTTGGCGTGCGGCTTCTTCCTGTGCACTTGCTGCGGCAGGCTTCTCCCTCTTTGCATCGCGCGCGATGAGCGCGTCAAGATATTTTCGCTTCTCCTCGTCGCGGGCGGCAAAGAGCGCCCGTATGCGCTCGCCACGCTCCTCGCGCAAAGCCTTGAGTTCGTCGAGCAGGCTTTTTACATCAGCCTCCGAAAGGAACATCGCCTCTCGGTTGTCAATCTTCATCTCGATGTTAACCATGCGATTCTGATAGGCGTCTTCTAGCGCCTTCTTTTCCTTGAGAAAGGCGTCCTTCGTGTCTTCCTCCCAGGCAGCGAGCGCCTTGCGGCGCTCACGCGCCTGCTCTTCCGCCGCGAGACGCTGCTGCTGCAGATTCTTCTCTTTCGCTGCAAGCTGGAACGGCTCATCTGCAAGCGCAGGCGGCTTCAGGGTGCGGCGCGCACGACTCAGTCGATCAATGTCGGCGGCGAGCGATGCATACTGCACTTCAAGATCCGCCAGCTGCACATACGCCTCATGCGCCTTCTCAGCTCGCGTCACATCGACGACGCCGATCCCGCCCTCTTCTTGCTTCGTTGGAGCGGCGGGCGGCGGCGCATCTCGAAAGAAAAAGAACGCGCCGCCAAGAGCCGTCAAGAACAGGACAGCAAGAGCGCCGCAAATTTCCTTCCGGCGCTTTTCCCAAAAGCCGCCGCCCTGCGCCTTTTCCTGCGGCATCGCATCCACCTCCCAAAAAGCCTCTGCATTTAAAAGTACCGGGCAGGAAGCCCGCCCGGTACATCATGCGCTCGCGCGCTCATATCCGTATTTTCTTATTTGAACTTCTTCATGACATCGTCCGTGATGTCCTGACCGCCATAGACGACAGCGCTCTTGTCGATGACGACGGAAAGCCCCTTGGCTTCAGCGACCTGCTTGACGGCATCGTCGATCTTCTTCTGGATGCCCGAGATGAGATCCTGTTCCTTCTGCTGCAGCTCCATCTGCGCCTGCTGCATCGCCTTTGCCTTCTCCTCATCGCTCTTGTTTGCGTTGTCCGCCTCGAAGCGCATCTGTGCTTCCTGCATCGCCTTCTGCATCTCGTTCGAAGCCGAAGCGTAATCCGGATGGCTCATCATCACCTTGCGGTAATCGACGACGCCGACGGACGACGACGCTGCAGACGCCGTGCTCGTGCCGAGCTGCGAAAGGCCGAGAGCCACGACCGATCCAATGAATACGAGTGCAAGCGCCACGCAAAAGATCTTGACCTGCGTCTTTTGAAGTTTTACCATTTCCTTGTCTCCTTTTCCCTTTTGAAGAACGCTGCATCGCGATTCTTCCTCAAATATCCAACGATAAACATTATAGCAAACTCTCTTCGGGGATTCAAGCCCAAGAGGGCGCAAACGCCCTTAAAAATCGCCAATCAGGCGCAGCCAGCCCCCCGAAGAGTCCCGCACGAGTTCGGCGCGCAGAAAATCGTGCAGGCGGTAGCTGAGTCCCGCCTCGCCCGTATGGTCGGCACGGCGGTACTCCCAGCGCACTTCGACGCGCGGCAGGGGGGCTGCCCGCACGCCCGTCGTCCACGCATGCTCGCGCATGTCGTAGCGAATACTCGCAAAGACTCCCGGGAAGACGCGTCTCTCGTAGGCCGCTTCCCAACCCCAGTCGAAATCCTGCGGCAGCACATCGGCCTGTACGAATATCTCGTCCGCCGCCGACAACATCGCTCCTGCATGGGCACGAAACGTTATGTCATTGCCGTCGGCAGAGCGTCTGCCGACATCGCCCCAGCCCTCAAGGCGCAGACGGTACCGCGAGGTATCGCTGCGACTCATGACCGAGGTCTGCTCACCTGCTACGATCGTCGCATGTGTCTTCAAACCGAGCGTGCGAAACTCGCCTGACGCATCGAGGATCTCTTCCATCCCCCGCGCAAATTCCTTCTCGTGGCGTGCCACGAATGCAACGGGAACACCGAGCATTTCATCCGCCTTCGCCTGCAAAACGCTGCGCTTTTCAAGCAGAGCGAAGTTTGCGATCGTATCCGAACGCATGGCGAGATCGATCGTGCGCACGACAGGCATCTTCGGATAAACCGTCAGCGCGACGTGCGTGCGCCTTGCCGTATCGACATCAAAGTCGGCGCGAAACTCGGGCAGATGCTCCGCCATATAGGCGTTCAGACTCTCCTTCAGGACGCCGTTCGTCCAGTCGACAGCTGCAGATGGAAGCCCCTCCAAGCTCTGTCGAAACACCGTCTCAACGCCTCTGAGGTCTTCTTTCGCCATCTTCCCGATGACAGGTGAGACGCCATCGACCGAAAATTCGACCTCGACCGCCTCGACGCGCTCTGCCCAAGGCGCAAGAGTCACACGGACGTGCGCTTCCTCGCCAGGCTCAATGGCAACGGCCGTAACGGAGTAGCCGACGAGCACCTTGTCGAATACCTCACGGACTGTCGCCTCATCCGCCGCCCTGCGCTCTTCATACGAAGAGAGCGGTTTTCCCTCGATGAGTTGTGCGGAGATGGCCGCGACGCTTTTTTCCATGCGCACCTTGACCGTGGGCGGCAAGGCTTCGCCATCCGCTGCAACCTCGGCGCGAACCGCTGCGATCGTACCCGAAGCAAGGGCATATCCGCCCCCCATCCAAAGGAGCGCGAGGACAAAGAGCGCGAAGAACGCCCGCACCCTTGCCCTTCGCCCCATCATCAGAAGGAGCCGCCGACGCTGAAGTGCACGCGCCCGCCGTCCGAGCCGCGTCCGTAGTCGAGACGGATCGGGCCGATCGGCGTCTCAAGCTGCAGTCCCACGCCGACGCTACCCTTGATCGTATTCGGCCAGCGATCGTTGCTCCAAGCATTTCCCCAGTCGGTGAAGACGGCGCCCTGCACCTTCTTCACGATGGGGAAGCGGTACTCGACCGTCGCGAGCAGAAGGCGCGTGCCGCGGAACTGGTCGTCACGGTAGCCGCGCAGGGAGTCCTGTCCGCCGATCTTGTAGAGGTTCGATTCGGAAATTGAGCCGCGCGCGTAGCCAAGCTGTCCGCGCACAGCGACGGTCTGCGACCGACCGACCTTGAAGAAGCGCTTATCCTCAGCCGTAAACTTCTGGTAGTTGAAATCGCCGCCGAAGCCCGCAAATTCTGCCTCAAGGCTCATGCGTCCGCCCGATGTCGGATTGTAGATGTTGTCGCGCGTATCGTTCACGCGCGACAGCGTGATGCTGCGCGTCGTGCCGAAGTTCGCATCGCGCCATGCCTTCCACGCCGGCGTGCTGCGATTTCCCTTGTTGCCGCTGCTCTTGTGACTCTCGTAAGTGTCCTTGCGGTTGCGCAGCGTAATGGAGTTCGTCGCATACTCGTTGACGGGACGGCTCAAGGTGATCTCACCGCCCGAGTACTTGCGCATGTACTCTTCCTCCAAGTTGCCGTCCGTGTCATAGTCATCGTACTCGTAGGTACGGTTGTAAATGCGCAAGGAGGCCGCCGTTTCCTTGCTGTCGAGCCAGGGACGACGATAGGAGAAGACGAATCCGTGTGCGTCCGTATCGTCACCACTCATCTCGTAGAGCAGGCTCACGGCATCTCCTGTACCGCGAAAGTTCGTATCGCCGACATTGATCATGCCGACGAGCCCGTCCGACGAGCTGTAGCCGGCGCCGATGCCGAAGTTTCCCGTGCGCTTTTCGACGACGTCCGCTTCGAGAATGACGGATCCCGATGCCTCACCCGGATTGAGCTTCATGTTCACATCTTCGAAGAAGCCGAGATTATAGATGCGCTGCATGCTGCGGCGCGCCTTCTTCACGTCGAACGGTTCGCCGATCTTCAGGCGCATCTCGCGCAGGATGACGCGATCCTTCGTCTTCGTATTGCCCTTGACGGCGAATCCTTCAAGCTTTCCCTCATTGATTTTGAGCGTGAGGTCTCCCGAAGAGTCGATATTCATGTCCTCGATCTTGGCGAGGATGAAGCCGTCCGCTCTATATCTTTCCTGAATGGCAGATACATTCTTCTGCAGTTCGCGGCTGTTCATCACACGCTCCTTCTCGAGTGTGATGAGCTTCTCAAGGTCTTCTGTCGTCTCGACCGTATTTCCCTCGATCTTCACGGAATGAAGTACGGGGTTTTCCAAGACGTGATAGGTGAGAACGACACCCTCAGGCACATACTCCCACGATGGGTAGAGGTCGTAAAAATAGCCCGTATCGAAGATGGCAGAGCGATCGCCCTGTGCCTTCTTCGCATCATACACATCACCTACGCGCTGCACGAGGGCAGCACGCGCCGTCGCCATCGTATCCTTGCCCGCGCCGTCGATGACGATGTCAACGATGGTCTTGCCGTCGGCGATCTTCGCCTCCTCGTCAATCTTGCGCTCCTCGGGGCGCTTGGCTTCCCACGCCTCGACACGCGCATCCTTCAGCTGCGTCTTAGCGGCAGCGCTCTCAGCAGCAGTCTGCGCATCCACGCGCCGGATTTCTTCGGCGTCTGCAGCGGCGTTCTTCATCTCCTGATCGCCTTGCATTGTACCCACGACGGCGACGGCCGCAGAGGCGTCTGCGGAAAAGCCGGCAACGCCCGCAGCAAGTGCGACGGCCCCGGCGAGGATTCGCGTTCTCTTCATATCCAAGTTTTCAACCTCCTATGCTTCACATCCCCTTTATTGTACCATGAATGCCCACGAGGTCAAGGGGGACGCAAAGACTTAACAGCAGACTCATCGAATTATAGGAATCAATAAGAATCATTCGCGCAGCACGCGCCCCGCAGTAACCATGAGCTTCTGCATGTCTTCGGTCGGCGGCGAAGCGGCAGAGGTCTGCTTCGGCTTCTCCGTCTGCTGCTCCAAGGCAGGCTGCGGCTGCGGCGGCTCGACAAATTGCACTTGTCCTTGCGCCCGTGCCATCGGGCTTTCCTGCGCCTGCACAGGCATGACGGGCAGCTCGATCTCACGAGATTCCGAAAGATTCGCCGCAGATCCCATTCGTTCGGCGAGAGCCTCACTTCCCTTCTCCTCGTGAATCGTCGTCCCTTGTCCGACGATCGCCGCAGAACTTTTCTCGGCAGGTGCCGCCGTCGGCTCCGCACTCCTCTGCAGGGCGATGCCGCCCAAGGCGAGGAGCACGGCGAGCGCCGGCGTGAGGAAACGTGCGAAGCGCTTCCCTTTGCGCGTCTCTCTCACACGCTGCAGTTCCGCCTCCGCCAGCATGAGATTGAGGCCGCCTCGGACATCCTCTTCCTTCTCCAACAAGGATTCTGCACGCCCCAGCCAGTCCTTCGCCGCCTTGACGTGCGCACATATCTTTTCCCTTTCCTCGGCCATCTTCCTCTCCCTCCTTCCCTAAAAGCGCATGAGGCGCGAGAGCATGCCGCGCACGCGGCGTATGCCGCTCTTCTGCAAGCGGTAGATGTGTGAGGCGCTGACGTCAAGCACATCGGCGATCTTCGGAATCGTCTCGCTCTTCAAGTACACGCTCTCGAGGACGACGCGCTCCTTCTGCGGCAGACGCGCGAGCGCCCGATGAAGCTCTCGCGTCATGAAGCCCAATTCCGCCTGCTCGGCAACGGAAGGCGTCGTATCGGGCAGAAGTTCCCAAGGCGCCCTGCCGTCGGCGCGGGGCGCATCCATGCAGGTGACATCGCGGCTGCCCTCTTTCTGCAGGAAATTCAGCATCCTGCCGCGTATGCGGTGGACGGCGAAGAGACTGAAGGCAACGCCGCGCTTCCAGTCGAAGTTTTCTGCCGCCTCGATGAGTCCGACCGTGCCTTCCTGTATGATGTCCATGATGCTCTCGCTCATGCGCCACGGCAGCGCCGTCTTGAATACGAGCGGCTGGTACGATTCGATCAGGCGCTGCCTCGCCGCCCTCTCACCGCGCTCCTTGAAGGCCTGCCACAAGGACTGTTCCTCCTCGGGCGCAAGGAGTTCGACCTTTTCAAGCTCCTGCAGATACTCCTCAAGTTTCATGACGCTCCTCCTCGCACCTAGAACTTGATGCGCGCTTCGATACCGATGACGGACTGCGAATCCTCGTTGCGGTTCCAATAGATGCTCATGCGGTCGTTGAAGTCGTAGCGCACGCCGAATTCGCGCACTTTGTTGCCAATGCCTTGCTTGTAGCGCAGCATGACCCTGTCGTTGATGTACTTGCCCACTTCCAGCGTGTATTCGAGTCCGTGCGCCACCTCGCCCGGCTTCATGACGTCCTTATCCGTCGTCGTCACGTCCTCGCCCGCGATGCGGAATTCATCGAGGCCAAGCGCATTCTTCACATTCGTCTCGAATTCGCCGAGAACCGTCATGGAAAGGCCGAAGGTCAAAAGCGATGTGAGCGCTTGGGAGCTTTTCAGATCGGGCGTCTGAAAGGTCAGGAGGTTCACGATCTCCGTCTCACTCATCTCTGGCATCGAACTGAGATGCGTTTCCATCGCCCCGATCGGGCCTTTCGAATGCAGGAAGATGCGCACCTTGCCGACGTGCGCCTCCGCTTCGAGCGTGAGGCTCGGCAAGAACGAACCGATCTGATTGAAGTACGCCTCGCCGTCTCGGATCGTAAAGCGCGTCTTGTTGTACGTGATCGTGCCGCGCTCGACGAGGATCGTGCCGGAAGGCTCGACGTGCTGCGTCGTGCCGCCGTAGCGGAAAGCACCCGAAAGACGCATGTCGTAGAGTGCGGGATCGTAGAAGCGCACGCGCTCGCCGAGCGTCACGCCAACATCCAAGATCATCTCGGGCAGTGTGCTCTCAGCATCGGGAAGGGATGGAATGGAAAGTGTCGCATGATGGATGCGGATGTCTCCTGTGAGTTTCGGCATCTTCTGTCCAGACATCTCACCCTCTTCGATGTGAAAGTCTGCCGTCAAGGGACCGTCATAGAAACTGCTGACGACAGAAAGCTCATCCGCCTTAAAATCGAGCGCATAATCGCGCCACCTGCCGCCGCCAAACGACGTCCTGCCCGCGATGCGGTAAGAGCCTGTACCCATCTTGCCCGTGCAATCCTCAAGCGTGATGCTGCTGCCGAAGAAGCGCAGCCGCGCCTTCATCTCCGTGACGGGCGTCGCGACGTCCTTGAACTTCAGCGCTCCGTCCGCGAGACTGACCTCGCCCGCGAACTGCGGCCTTTCGAGCGTCCCTGTCACGCGCACCTTGCCCTTCGTCGGACCGATCGCCCATTCGACGGCGGGCGAGAGAATCGGCAGAAGCGAGAGATCGGCGTCGTCGAGCGCGAGCGAAAGATCGATCTGCTCGGACGATGCAACCGTTTCATCGGCGGCTACCGTCAGGCTTCTCACGGGAATCTTGCCCTTGGCGCTCGCGCTGTAGTCACGCTCGCCGAGCTTCTTCTTCACGCGAAGCTGCTCGATGTTGATGACGCTGTCCTTAAGACTCGCCAAACCCGTCATATCGTCGAAGGTCGACGCGCCCACGCCGCCGTTCTTCACTTCAACAGAGGCGTTCGCCTGCGGGTTCTCCAGCGTGCCGCCGAACTGCACGGCGAGATCGATCGTGCCGCGCACGTCAGCGTCCGCCCCCGCCGCCTTCGCGACCATGCCGGCGGGGATGCCGTTCGCGGCGAACTGCGCGTCCATTGCCGCGCCATCCAATGGAATGCGTCCCTTGGCGGCGAATACGCCGTCTCCCTGCCTGCCGTGCAGTTCATCGATCGTCACGACGTGGTCGGCGAGCTTGACGCCCAGCGCCATATCACGAATCTCGTAGCCTGCCACCTTGCCCTCGACGACGACGGCGTCAAGTGCCGCCATGGGATTATCCAGAGTGCCCCCAAGGCGGATCGTGCCGTTCAGTCTTCCGTCGAGGATGTCGTTCTTGAGGTTCGCAATCGCAAAGAGAGCACGCACGTCGCCGTTCTCGACGTTCAATATGCCGCCAAGCGCCTGCGTTTCGAGATTCGCCGTGCATTTCATCGCGTAGGCGCCGCCATTCTGCTGGAAGCGGATGTTCTCAGCGCGCAGCACATCTGCACCATAGACGAGTTCGCCGTGCACGGACTCGATCGCCTGTCCGTTGAGTTGAAGCGTCTTTGCATCGAGCACGCCGATGAATTCAGGCGATTGCAGCGTACCCGCGATATGCCCGGCAAA is from Selenomonas sputigena ATCC 35185 and encodes:
- a CDS encoding lysophospholipid acyltransferase family protein, translated to MTYYLVHFLSCVACLLPGRFCDRLGRALALALWPFLPARRKKLAASQVAMCLGTDERESERIAKESAVRFGPMLFEVLRFPVIVRNMADYVEIEGREHLEGVLAQGKGAVIATGHAGNWELMGGALSQAGFPLIGVAMRQKDAAMDRFINEYRRLVGMHIIYKNDVREMFRMMKEGWVVGLLADQDTNRHDGIVLDFFGKPTNCVPGPAAMARSAGIGVIPGFITRKADGTHKIILYAPVEVPCTKDKRADIRTAEQAVNRVLEQHIREHPEEWFWLHDRWKSMREEF
- the lpxD gene encoding UDP-3-O-(3-hydroxymyristoyl)glucosamine N-acyltransferase, which produces MKKTLGEIAHFLEGRLAGDESIVVTGATNIEAAGRTEITFAAPPHIEEAKASAAAAVLLPEDVQDFPLPAIHVKEPRAAFAKLLELFTPPLQIPAGVSPQAFVAKTAEVEEGASILPFAVVDEHAKIAAGAVIYPHVYVGQYAEIGEKSVLYASVTVRERCRIGKRCVLHANSVVGSDGFGFTTSGGVHTKVPQVGNVVLEDDVEIGSHVGIDRATTGSTVIGRGTKIDNLVHIGHNCKIGEGNLIVAQTGISGSTTTGPNVTFGGQVGTVGHIHIGGNSVYAARSGIIGDMPEGVFCAGFPVQSHQEWLRMQAAMKRLPDLVKKVKQLEKALKERDAKA
- a CDS encoding OmpH family outer membrane protein, producing MKQNKKRMAMLAGAFAVMTLAAGCGKAEIGYVDPSRVEKEAPAIVNIDAEMKSKMEEVQKQAQEELNAKQAQGAPPEEMQQAQQQAMGKMQQTGSIYDQQKTIKLQTAVGEIARTKKLDAVLFNVDEQKLVHLGGTDITDDVIKALQ
- a CDS encoding OmpH family outer membrane protein, yielding MVKLQKTQVKIFCVALALVFIGSVVALGLSQLGTSTASAASSSVGVVDYRKVMMSHPDYASASNEMQKAMQEAQMRFEADNANKSDEEKAKAMQQAQMELQQKEQDLISGIQKKIDDAVKQVAEAKGLSVVIDKSAVVYGGQDITDDVMKKFK
- a CDS encoding BamA/OMP85 family outer membrane protein, which produces MDMKRTRILAGAVALAAGVAGFSADASAAVAVVGTMQGDQEMKNAAADAEEIRRVDAQTAAESAAAKTQLKDARVEAWEAKRPEERKIDEEAKIADGKTIVDIVIDGAGKDTMATARAALVQRVGDVYDAKKAQGDRSAIFDTGYFYDLYPSWEYVPEGVVLTYHVLENPVLHSVKIEGNTVETTEDLEKLITLEKERVMNSRELQKNVSAIQERYRADGFILAKIEDMNIDSSGDLTLKINEGKLEGFAVKGNTKTKDRVILREMRLKIGEPFDVKKARRSMQRIYNLGFFEDVNMKLNPGEASGSVILEADVVEKRTGNFGIGAGYSSSDGLVGMINVGDTNFRGTGDAVSLLYEMSGDDTDAHGFVFSYRRPWLDSKETAASLRIYNRTYEYDDYDTDGNLEEEYMRKYSGGEITLSRPVNEYATNSITLRNRKDTYESHKSSGNKGNRSTPAWKAWRDANFGTTRSITLSRVNDTRDNIYNPTSGGRMSLEAEFAGFGGDFNYQKFTAEDKRFFKVGRSQTVAVRGQLGYARGSISESNLYKIGGQDSLRGYRDDQFRGTRLLLATVEYRFPIVKKVQGAVFTDWGNAWSNDRWPNTIKGSVGVGLQLETPIGPIRLDYGRGSDGGRVHFSVGGSF
- a CDS encoding sigma-70 family RNA polymerase sigma factor — its product is MKLEEYLQELEKVELLAPEEEQSLWQAFKERGERAARQRLIESYQPLVFKTALPWRMSESIMDIIQEGTVGLIEAAENFDWKRGVAFSLFAVHRIRGRMLNFLQKEGSRDVTCMDAPRADGRAPWELLPDTTPSVAEQAELGFMTRELHRALARLPQKERVVLESVYLKSETIPKIADVLDVSASHIYRLQKSGIRRVRGMLSRLMRF